Proteins co-encoded in one Ruegeria sp. YS9 genomic window:
- a CDS encoding DUF6477 family protein codes for MQDLMTMIATLRRPRMLARAARFGARDYNRDRHLQRILGYGSLPGSGQALLRLLEMEREVNELRKEDDAAYSLVRHLDLLIALLGEAQLYQASRASVLQ; via the coding sequence ATGCAGGACCTGATGACAATGATCGCAACCCTCCGCCGCCCACGCATGTTGGCGCGTGCTGCCAGATTCGGGGCGCGGGATTACAATCGGGACAGGCATCTGCAACGCATCCTGGGATACGGGTCGCTGCCCGGTTCAGGTCAGGCGCTGCTGCGTTTGCTCGAGATGGAAAGAGAGGTAAATGAACTGCGAAAAGAAGATGATGCCGCCTATTCATTGGTGCGGCATCTGGATCTTCTTATTGCGCTGTTGGGTGAGGCGCAGCTGTATCAGGCCAGCCGCGCCTCGGTTCTTCAATAA
- a CDS encoding DUF6456 domain-containing protein has protein sequence MENNMAFTIPAWVPEGAQRYLAHTETGRSIRDIARSAGCHASTILRQIRRIEMRRDDPLVDAALQSLAETHFSASDCADGPASGSENAAEEEFENEALRVLRRLSETGSVLAVAEEMDKAVVVRDTGNAGATRTAVVECRIAQALALKDWITCDNPGRISRYRISAAGRTALSHLIAKAENKARAGTDFGFAEAQTPFQGRSSGGSAERVKRIRYSAAESPLIALSRRRDRDGKPFLDESLVSAGERLREDFELAQIGPQVSQNWDRFLTTGGRSSFDSESHGGKGASDAKDRVARALSDLGPGLSDVALRCCCYLEGLELAEKRMGWSARSGKIVLRIALQRLKRHYQEQAERDRMIG, from the coding sequence ATGGAAAACAACATGGCTTTCACCATTCCGGCATGGGTTCCAGAAGGGGCGCAAAGATACCTTGCTCATACCGAGACCGGTCGCTCGATCCGCGATATCGCGCGATCAGCCGGGTGCCATGCGTCAACTATCCTCAGGCAAATTCGACGCATCGAAATGCGCCGCGACGACCCATTGGTGGATGCGGCGTTGCAATCGCTTGCAGAGACACATTTTTCAGCTTCGGATTGCGCCGACGGTCCGGCAAGCGGGTCAGAAAACGCGGCTGAAGAAGAGTTTGAAAATGAGGCATTGCGTGTGTTGCGCCGCCTGAGCGAGACGGGTTCGGTCCTTGCCGTGGCCGAGGAAATGGACAAGGCGGTCGTCGTACGCGACACCGGCAATGCCGGGGCAACAAGAACCGCGGTCGTAGAGTGCAGGATCGCGCAGGCCTTGGCCTTGAAAGACTGGATAACCTGTGACAATCCCGGTCGTATTTCGCGATATCGGATTTCCGCAGCCGGGCGAACGGCGCTAAGTCATCTGATCGCCAAGGCAGAAAACAAGGCGCGTGCCGGGACTGACTTTGGTTTTGCCGAAGCTCAAACTCCCTTTCAGGGCAGGTCTTCAGGCGGGTCCGCCGAGCGGGTCAAGCGCATTCGGTACAGTGCCGCGGAAAGCCCGTTGATTGCATTGTCGCGCAGACGGGATCGTGACGGAAAACCGTTTCTGGATGAATCCCTTGTCAGCGCCGGCGAGCGCTTGCGCGAAGATTTCGAGCTGGCACAGATTGGGCCTCAGGTTTCACAGAACTGGGATCGTTTTCTGACGACAGGTGGTCGAAGCAGCTTTGACAGTGAAAGCCATGGAGGAAAGGGGGCTTCTGATGCGAAGGACCGCGTTGCTCGCGCCTTGTCCGACCTGGGGCCGGGGTTGAGTGATGTTGCGTTGCGATGCTGTTGCTATCTGGAAGGGTTGGAGCTGGCGGAAAAGCGAATGGGTTGGTCAGCACGGTCCGGAAAGATCGTCCTGCGGATCGCCTTGCAACGGCTGAAACGGCATTATCAGGAACAGGCGGAACGAGACCGGATGATCGGCTGA
- a CDS encoding peroxiredoxin encodes MKTGAKLPDVTFHTRVRDDSIEGPNPFRWEDKTTADYFAGKRVILFSLPGAFTPTCSTYQLPGFENGYADFKAMGIDEIYCMSVNDSFVMNKWAQDQNLKNVKVIPDGSGEFTRKMGMLVEKDNLGFGMRSWRYAAIVNDGVVEAWFEEPGLMDNCPEDPYGVSSPENLMKHLKASVEPEMA; translated from the coding sequence ATGAAAACCGGCGCAAAACTGCCCGACGTGACCTTTCACACCCGTGTCCGCGACGATTCCATCGAAGGACCAAACCCATTCCGTTGGGAAGACAAGACAACAGCCGACTATTTCGCCGGTAAGCGCGTGATCCTGTTCTCATTGCCGGGTGCGTTCACCCCGACCTGTTCGACTTATCAGCTGCCTGGATTTGAGAACGGCTATGCCGATTTCAAGGCCATGGGGATCGACGAGATTTACTGCATGTCCGTCAACGACAGCTTCGTGATGAACAAATGGGCCCAGGATCAGAACCTGAAGAACGTAAAAGTCATCCCCGACGGATCGGGGGAGTTCACCCGGAAAATGGGCATGTTGGTCGAAAAGGACAATCTGGGTTTCGGAATGCGTTCGTGGCGCTACGCGGCCATCGTCAATGATGGCGTTGTCGAGGCGTGGTTCGAAGAGCCCGGACTGATGGATAACTGCCCGGAAGACCCCTATGGCGTGTCCTCGCCGGAAAACCTGATGAAGCACCTGAAGGCGTCAGTAGAACCTGAAATGGCCTAA
- the lipA gene encoding lipoyl synthase, with the protein MRDLKIPEQRHPEKAHRPDNAQPKKPSWIRVKAPGGKGYADTRRIMRDNNLVTVCEEAGCPNVGECWSQGHATMMIMGEICTRGCTFCNIATGRPDDLDAFEPGRVAHAVEKLGLNHVVITSVDRDDLQDGGAEHFAQTIRAVRHRSPKTTIEILTPDFLKCDEDVLEIVVEAKPDVFNHNLETVPGLYPEVRPGARYFHSLRLLQRVKELDPSIFTKSGIMVGLGENEQQVRQVMDDMRAADIDFLTIGQYLQPTPKHHGVDRFVTPEEFASYEKAAYGKGFLMVSATPLTRSSYHAGDDFARLRAARQAKLQQA; encoded by the coding sequence GTGCGAGATCTGAAGATCCCCGAACAGCGCCATCCGGAAAAAGCCCACCGTCCGGACAATGCACAGCCCAAGAAACCAAGTTGGATCAGGGTCAAGGCACCTGGCGGCAAAGGCTATGCGGATACGCGGCGGATCATGCGCGACAACAATCTGGTAACGGTCTGCGAAGAAGCAGGGTGCCCCAACGTAGGGGAATGCTGGAGCCAGGGTCATGCCACCATGATGATCATGGGCGAGATTTGTACGCGCGGCTGTACTTTCTGCAACATTGCAACCGGTCGCCCCGACGACCTTGACGCGTTTGAGCCCGGTCGCGTGGCCCATGCGGTGGAAAAACTTGGCCTGAACCACGTGGTGATCACCTCGGTGGACCGTGACGATCTGCAAGACGGTGGGGCCGAGCATTTTGCGCAAACCATTCGCGCGGTGCGTCATCGGTCTCCGAAAACCACGATTGAGATTCTGACGCCTGACTTCCTGAAATGTGATGAGGATGTCCTTGAGATTGTGGTCGAAGCGAAACCGGATGTGTTCAACCACAATCTGGAAACGGTGCCGGGTCTCTACCCCGAAGTGCGCCCGGGTGCGCGATACTTCCATTCCCTGCGCCTGCTACAGCGCGTGAAAGAGCTTGATCCGTCGATCTTCACCAAATCGGGCATCATGGTCGGGTTGGGTGAAAACGAACAGCAAGTGCGTCAGGTCATGGATGACATGCGCGCGGCGGATATCGATTTCCTGACCATCGGCCAGTACCTGCAACCGACCCCGAAACATCACGGAGTGGATCGGTTCGTAACCCCGGAAGAGTTCGCATCTTACGAAAAGGCGGCCTATGGCAAGGGGTTCCTGATGGTATCCGCGACACCTCTGACCCGGTCTTCATACCATGCGGGCGACGATTTCGCCCGGCTTCGCGCGGCCCGGCAAGCAAAGCTACAGCAAGCGTGA
- a CDS encoding amidohydrolase: protein MTPERIAQLIRLRHEFHQQPELSGQEENTAARVADLLRQADADRVLCGIGGHGVAAVYDSGVPGPTVGIRCELDGLPIQELSDLAYASKIAGKGHLCGHDGHMVMVLGVAEALKDQRPKSGRVVLIFQPAEETGHGAIACRADPQFAEVSPDIVLSLHNLPGLELGAVELCEGPANCASRGMQIVLTGKTSHAAAPKDGVSPAGALSTLMPALANLGAGGDLDDAYALTTVTHATLGERTVGVAPGQAELWVTLRTVSDARMESLMAETETLVRKTAKAEGLAVEIRYHEVFEACVNDRKAVAVLAKACAKQGVACRLVDQPQRFSEDFGQFGKGAQAAMFWLGAGQDHPQLHNPDYDFPDALIPIGTGIFLSAIDVVLRKTC, encoded by the coding sequence GTGACGCCAGAGCGGATCGCGCAGCTCATCCGCCTGCGCCACGAGTTTCATCAACAGCCAGAGCTTTCGGGGCAGGAGGAGAATACCGCAGCGCGGGTTGCGGATCTTTTGCGCCAAGCGGATGCGGACAGGGTTCTGTGCGGCATCGGCGGGCACGGTGTTGCTGCCGTTTACGACAGCGGTGTTCCCGGCCCAACAGTTGGAATTCGATGCGAACTGGATGGGCTGCCAATTCAGGAACTCTCGGATCTGGCTTATGCGTCTAAGATTGCAGGCAAAGGGCATCTGTGCGGCCATGATGGCCACATGGTGATGGTCCTCGGGGTTGCAGAAGCGTTGAAGGACCAGCGCCCGAAGTCCGGCCGCGTGGTTCTGATTTTCCAACCCGCCGAAGAAACCGGACATGGTGCGATTGCTTGCCGGGCCGATCCTCAGTTCGCTGAGGTTTCGCCTGACATCGTGCTGTCTCTGCATAATTTGCCGGGGCTGGAACTGGGGGCGGTAGAACTGTGTGAAGGCCCCGCGAACTGCGCCTCGCGCGGGATGCAAATCGTTCTGACAGGCAAGACCTCACACGCAGCCGCCCCCAAGGACGGCGTGTCACCGGCAGGTGCTTTGTCCACGTTGATGCCGGCATTGGCCAACCTGGGGGCGGGCGGTGACTTGGATGACGCCTACGCTCTGACCACGGTCACCCATGCCACACTGGGCGAGCGGACAGTTGGCGTCGCACCGGGGCAGGCCGAGTTATGGGTGACCCTGCGCACGGTTTCGGACGCGCGGATGGAGAGCCTGATGGCCGAGACGGAAACTCTGGTCAGAAAGACGGCGAAGGCCGAAGGGCTGGCGGTGGAAATCAGATATCACGAGGTGTTCGAAGCCTGCGTCAATGACCGAAAAGCCGTTGCTGTTTTGGCAAAGGCCTGTGCCAAACAGGGCGTCGCGTGCAGGCTGGTCGATCAACCACAGCGCTTTTCCGAAGACTTCGGCCAGTTTGGCAAAGGCGCGCAGGCGGCCATGTTCTGGTTGGGGGCGGGGCAGGACCATCCGCAACTGCACAACCCGGATTACGATTTCCCGGATGCGCTTATTCCGATTGGAACCGGGATTTTCCTGAGCGCGATTGATGTCGTGCTTCGCAAAACCTGCTAG
- the hpt gene encoding hypoxanthine phosphoribosyltransferase, whose protein sequence is MTNRAYVIDEMISAKAIAARIEELCREITDEFGDTDKLVVVGLLRGSFVFIADLVRELDLPIEVDFLEASSYGDSMESSREVRILKDLRGAIEGRDVLVVEDIVDTGHTLNHVTNLLRSRKPKRLKSIALLDKPSRREVDFRSDWIGFEIPDEFVVGYGIDYAQRNRNLPFIGKVRFTDN, encoded by the coding sequence ATGACTAACCGCGCATATGTGATAGATGAGATGATCTCGGCCAAGGCCATCGCCGCCCGAATCGAAGAGTTATGCCGCGAAATTACGGATGAGTTCGGCGATACGGACAAGCTTGTCGTCGTAGGATTGCTGCGCGGCAGTTTCGTCTTCATCGCTGATCTAGTACGTGAGCTGGATCTTCCAATCGAGGTAGATTTTCTTGAGGCGTCCTCTTACGGCGATTCGATGGAGAGCAGCCGGGAAGTGCGCATTCTCAAGGACTTGCGCGGCGCGATCGAAGGCCGTGACGTGCTTGTTGTCGAAGATATCGTCGACACCGGGCACACGCTGAACCACGTCACCAACCTGCTGCGCAGCCGCAAGCCGAAACGGCTCAAGTCGATTGCCCTGCTCGACAAACCCAGCCGTCGCGAAGTTGATTTCCGGTCAGACTGGATTGGCTTTGAAATTCCGGATGAATTCGTCGTGGGTTACGGGATCGACTACGCGCAGCGCAACCGCAACCTGCCGTTTATCGGCAAGGTTCGGTTTACCGACAACTAA
- a CDS encoding type II toxin-antitoxin system RatA family toxin codes for MPIHSETRHLPYTAQQMYDLVADVGNYPKFLPWCAAARIRKTYAVGEAEVMEADLVISFKVFRERFGSRVTLFSDQKKIDTEYLDGPFKYMKSDWQFEDAPDGGCNVSFHVDFEFKNAILQGIIGVVFNEAMQRIVRAFEARAKELYG; via the coding sequence ATGCCAATCCATTCGGAAACCCGCCACCTGCCATACACAGCCCAGCAGATGTATGATCTTGTTGCGGATGTGGGCAATTACCCCAAGTTTCTGCCCTGGTGCGCCGCGGCCCGGATCCGCAAGACCTATGCGGTTGGTGAGGCCGAGGTGATGGAGGCCGATCTGGTCATCTCGTTCAAAGTTTTCCGCGAACGGTTCGGCAGCCGGGTGACCCTGTTTTCCGATCAGAAAAAGATCGATACCGAGTATCTGGACGGGCCTTTCAAATACATGAAATCCGACTGGCAGTTCGAGGACGCGCCCGATGGGGGCTGCAACGTCTCGTTCCATGTGGATTTCGAGTTCAAGAACGCCATCCTGCAAGGGATCATCGGCGTTGTGTTCAACGAAGCCATGCAGCGGATCGTCCGCGCCTTCGAGGCGCGTGCGAAAGAACTCTACGGCTAG
- a CDS encoding MmgE/PrpD family protein, whose protein sequence is MTDFTAALATFAAGPVSTTAQARIVTSLSVLDWMAVGRAGASEPVSCIVRDMVLAEGGNAQAHLFGGGAAPLRGAALVNGTISHALDYDDTHFAHIGHPSVAILPAALAVAEWDDRILVDLLEAALVGMETSIRVGLWLGRGHYQAGFHQTATSGAFGAAVAVGRLLGLDETQMRSVLGLTATRAAGLKAQFGTMGKPYNAGLAASAGVEAAVLVQRGFQPNADALGGTYGFGATHQGAADQGALEGLGDEWLFETVSHKFHACCHGLHAALEAARALDIAEPEVAEIKIKTHPRWMSVCNQLSPTTGLGAKFSYRTVIAMQALGYDTALPGSYTDKVCADPRITSLQDRITVEADESLSETQAHLALLRRDGIRREATHDLMTPMSLSDREDRVRAKASKLIGTDEADAIWSMLRTGGRARDLAERMAG, encoded by the coding sequence ATGACGGATTTCACGGCAGCATTGGCCACCTTCGCGGCGGGCCCGGTTTCAACGACGGCTCAGGCGCGGATTGTCACGTCGCTGTCCGTTCTGGATTGGATGGCAGTTGGTCGTGCTGGGGCGTCCGAGCCGGTGTCCTGCATCGTTCGCGATATGGTCCTGGCCGAGGGCGGGAACGCTCAGGCCCACCTGTTCGGAGGGGGCGCGGCCCCATTGCGCGGCGCGGCTTTGGTGAATGGAACCATATCCCACGCGCTGGATTACGATGACACGCATTTCGCGCATATCGGGCATCCGTCAGTCGCCATTCTGCCTGCGGCCCTTGCCGTGGCCGAGTGGGATGACCGCATTCTGGTCGATCTTCTCGAAGCCGCGCTGGTCGGTATGGAAACGTCAATCCGTGTCGGCCTGTGGCTGGGCAGGGGGCATTATCAGGCCGGGTTTCACCAGACAGCGACATCCGGTGCATTCGGGGCCGCTGTTGCCGTGGGGCGGTTGCTAGGATTGGATGAAACCCAGATGCGCTCCGTTTTGGGTTTGACGGCAACGCGCGCGGCCGGGCTCAAGGCCCAGTTCGGAACCATGGGCAAGCCTTACAATGCCGGGCTAGCCGCTTCGGCCGGGGTCGAGGCGGCTGTGCTTGTTCAGCGTGGATTTCAGCCCAACGCCGACGCGTTGGGAGGCACGTATGGATTTGGCGCGACCCATCAGGGTGCAGCGGATCAAGGCGCGCTGGAGGGTTTGGGCGATGAATGGTTGTTCGAAACGGTAAGCCACAAGTTCCACGCCTGTTGTCACGGCCTGCACGCGGCGTTGGAAGCGGCGCGCGCGCTGGACATCGCGGAACCCGAAGTGGCCGAGATCAAAATCAAAACCCATCCCCGTTGGATGAGTGTGTGCAATCAGCTGTCGCCCACAACCGGGCTGGGGGCCAAGTTCTCTTACCGGACGGTCATCGCGATGCAGGCGCTGGGGTACGATACGGCTTTGCCGGGCAGCTACACCGACAAGGTCTGCGCGGACCCGCGCATTACGTCTCTGCAAGACCGCATCACGGTCGAAGCGGATGAAAGCCTGTCGGAAACGCAGGCGCACCTGGCCTTGCTGCGCCGTGACGGTATTCGCCGCGAGGCGACGCATGACCTGATGACCCCAATGTCGCTGTCTGACCGCGAGGATCGTGTGCGCGCCAAAGCGTCGAAGCTGATCGGAACGGATGAGGCGGACGCGATCTGGTCGATGCTGCGCACCGGCGGTCGCGCCCGTGATCTGGCCGAACGTATGGCGGGTTAA
- the pyrC gene encoding dihydroorotase, with product MTDTLTIHRPDDWHLHLRDGAMLQAVLPETARHFARAIIMPNLVPPVVRGDQAAAYRDRIMAALPDGMTFEPLMTLYLTEDTDAQDVAAAHASGLIKAVKLYPAGATTNSASGVRDFDKVRPVLEKMAEIGLPMCVHGEVTDAEIDIFDREAVFIDRVLDPIRKSTPGLRVVMEHITTSNGVDYVKANEADLGATITAHHLIINRNHILVGGIKPHYYCLPVAKREEHRLALLAAATSGDARFFLGTDSAPHTDANKEMACGCAGCFTATNTMSLVAEMFDREGALDKLEAFVSLNGPGFYRLPVNEETITLTKGEPVAYPSKIDTGDGPVTVFDPGFPLHWRVA from the coding sequence ATGACTGATACCCTCACGATCCACCGCCCCGACGACTGGCATCTGCATCTGCGCGATGGCGCCATGTTGCAGGCCGTTCTGCCCGAAACCGCCCGTCATTTCGCCCGTGCGATCATAATGCCGAACCTCGTGCCACCGGTTGTACGCGGCGATCAGGCCGCCGCTTACCGTGACCGTATCATGGCTGCGTTGCCCGACGGCATGACGTTCGAGCCACTGATGACCCTGTACCTGACCGAGGATACAGATGCGCAGGACGTCGCGGCCGCACATGCCAGCGGGCTGATAAAAGCGGTCAAGCTGTACCCGGCGGGGGCCACGACCAATTCGGCCTCGGGCGTGCGTGACTTTGACAAGGTGCGCCCCGTGCTGGAGAAAATGGCCGAGATCGGCCTGCCCATGTGTGTTCATGGCGAAGTGACCGACGCCGAGATCGACATCTTTGACCGCGAGGCCGTGTTCATCGACCGCGTTCTGGACCCGATCCGCAAGTCGACGCCGGGCCTGCGCGTGGTGATGGAACATATTACCACGTCCAATGGCGTGGACTATGTCAAAGCCAACGAGGCGGATCTGGGCGCGACGATCACCGCGCACCACCTGATCATCAACCGCAACCATATTCTGGTGGGCGGGATCAAACCGCATTACTATTGCCTGCCGGTCGCCAAGCGCGAGGAACACCGCCTGGCCCTGCTGGCGGCCGCCACGTCGGGTGACGCGCGGTTCTTCCTGGGCACGGACAGCGCTCCGCACACGGATGCCAACAAGGAAATGGCCTGCGGCTGCGCGGGGTGTTTCACTGCGACGAATACCATGTCTCTGGTGGCCGAGATGTTCGACCGCGAAGGTGCGCTGGACAAGCTCGAGGCGTTCGTCTCTCTCAACGGGCCGGGCTTTTACCGCCTGCCCGTGAACGAAGAGACGATCACCCTGACCAAGGGCGAGCCGGTTGCATACCCGTCAAAGATCGACACGGGCGATGGACCTGTCACTGTGTTCGACCCGGGCTTTCCGCTGCACTGGCGCGTGGCTTAA
- a CDS encoding MoxR family ATPase, whose translation MTQPNSIDAVQQVLGSQGYVCGRALATVVFLSLKLGRPLFLEGEAGVGKTEIAKALASGLNRRLIRLQCYEGLDASTAVYEWNFPAQMVAIRTAEASGGADRGALQAELFSDEYLIERPLLQAMRPDENGAPVLLIDELDRTDEPFEAFLLEALSDFQVTIPELGTVAAPEPPIVIVTSNRTREVHDALKRRCLYHWVDYPDFEREIEILHARAPEAADALSREVVAFVQRLRTEDLFKKPGVAETIDWAKCLLALDVMNLSPEVIGDTLGAILKYQDDIQKLQGSEAKRILDEAKATLEPV comes from the coding sequence ATGACGCAGCCAAATTCCATCGATGCCGTACAGCAGGTGCTGGGAAGTCAGGGCTATGTCTGCGGACGCGCCCTTGCCACGGTTGTGTTCCTGTCGCTGAAGCTTGGACGCCCGTTGTTTCTGGAAGGCGAGGCGGGTGTCGGAAAGACGGAAATCGCCAAGGCGCTGGCATCCGGTCTGAACCGCCGCTTGATCCGGTTGCAGTGCTACGAAGGTCTGGACGCGTCCACGGCCGTTTACGAATGGAACTTTCCGGCGCAGATGGTCGCGATCCGAACGGCCGAAGCTTCGGGCGGAGCCGACCGAGGCGCGTTGCAGGCGGAACTGTTTTCGGATGAATACCTGATCGAACGCCCGCTGCTTCAGGCAATGCGCCCGGACGAAAACGGTGCACCGGTTCTGTTGATTGACGAACTGGACCGGACCGATGAACCGTTCGAAGCCTTTCTGCTGGAGGCCCTCAGTGATTTTCAGGTCACGATCCCTGAACTGGGCACTGTTGCAGCACCCGAACCACCCATTGTGATTGTCACGTCGAACCGGACGCGGGAAGTGCACGATGCCCTCAAGCGTCGCTGCCTGTATCACTGGGTCGATTATCCCGATTTCGAACGCGAGATCGAAATTCTGCACGCGCGCGCGCCCGAGGCCGCCGATGCGCTCAGCCGCGAAGTCGTGGCTTTCGTTCAGCGTCTGCGCACCGAGGACCTGTTCAAGAAGCCCGGCGTGGCCGAAACCATTGACTGGGCCAAATGTCTGCTGGCGCTGGACGTGATGAACCTCAGCCCCGAGGTGATCGGTGACACGCTGGGGGCGATCCTGAAATATCAGGACGACATTCAAAAACTTCAGGGGTCCGAGGCCAAACGCATCCTCGACGAGGCCAAGGCCACGCTCGAACCGGTCTGA
- a CDS encoding VWA domain-containing protein, with amino-acid sequence MAEQIPLDIPDNPKLAQNITHFARALRKAGLPIGPGRVIDAIRAVQAAGFTQKRDFYWTLHACFVNRPEHRTVFAQVFRMYWRDPRYMEHMMAMMLPAIRGVQEDRKADAGEKRAAEALLDGVEQDAPEQPVQDEGETEIEIDATQTASSEERLRNLDFEQMSTAEIAQAKRVLARLTLPVKPIESRRGQASHLGHRIDRARTLRAAMRQGGELRDIARLEPKPRWPNLVALCDISGSMSQYSRAILHFLHTVSNAKGAGWAKVHAFTFGTRLTNITRHLHHRDVDAALAAAGAEAQDWEGGTRIGDCLHQFNRDWSRRVMGQGAVVLLITDGLERGDPESLEKEIERLHLSSKRLIWLNPLLRWDGFAPKAQGVAAMLPHVDSFRAGHSIASLEDLASVISQPDDQGQKARLLAALSE; translated from the coding sequence ATGGCCGAGCAAATCCCGCTGGATATTCCCGACAACCCGAAGCTGGCGCAGAACATCACCCATTTTGCCCGCGCGCTGCGGAAGGCGGGGCTGCCGATTGGTCCGGGGCGCGTGATCGATGCAATTCGCGCGGTACAAGCTGCGGGTTTCACCCAGAAACGGGATTTCTACTGGACGCTGCACGCCTGTTTCGTGAACCGCCCCGAACATCGCACGGTGTTTGCACAGGTCTTCCGAATGTACTGGCGCGACCCGCGATATATGGAACACATGATGGCCATGATGCTTCCTGCCATTCGGGGCGTGCAGGAGGATCGCAAGGCGGATGCTGGCGAAAAACGCGCGGCTGAGGCCCTTCTGGACGGTGTCGAACAGGACGCGCCCGAACAGCCGGTGCAAGACGAAGGCGAAACCGAAATCGAGATTGATGCAACGCAGACGGCATCGTCCGAGGAGCGTCTTCGCAATCTGGACTTCGAACAGATGAGCACCGCCGAAATCGCGCAAGCCAAGCGCGTTCTGGCGCGGTTGACCCTGCCGGTCAAACCGATTGAATCGCGCCGCGGACAGGCCAGTCATCTGGGGCACCGTATCGACCGCGCCCGCACCTTGCGCGCAGCCATGCGGCAAGGGGGCGAATTGCGCGATATCGCACGGCTAGAGCCCAAACCGCGGTGGCCAAACCTTGTGGCCCTGTGCGACATCTCAGGTTCAATGAGCCAGTACAGCCGTGCCATCCTGCATTTCCTGCACACGGTCTCGAACGCCAAGGGGGCAGGTTGGGCCAAGGTTCATGCCTTCACTTTCGGCACACGCCTGACCAATATTACCCGCCACCTGCATCATCGGGACGTTGACGCAGCGCTTGCAGCTGCCGGGGCCGAGGCGCAGGATTGGGAAGGGGGCACACGCATCGGCGACTGTCTGCATCAGTTCAACAGAGACTGGTCAAGACGTGTCATGGGGCAGGGGGCCGTTGTTCTGCTGATCACCGACGGTTTGGAGCGGGGTGACCCGGAGAGCCTCGAGAAAGAGATCGAGCGGCTGCACCTGTCCTCAAAACGCCTGATCTGGCTGAATCCGCTGCTGCGCTGGGACGGGTTTGCCCCCAAGGCTCAGGGGGTGGCAGCCATGCTGCCCCATGTCGACAGTTTCAGGGCAGGGCATTCCATAGCCTCGCTCGAAGATCTGGCCTCTGTGATCTCACAACCCGATGACCAGGGGCAGAAAGCACGGCTGTTGGCCGCGCTTTCCGAATAG
- a CDS encoding XdhC family protein — MERFDNSPETALKWHRDGSGAALATVVETWGSAPRRVGSQLVIGGDGRIEGSVSGGCVEGAVIVEALEAIDEGEARLLEFGVSDEDAFAVGLACGGTIRVLVEPVGKVLPEPMLAELVAARARREPIAYEVNTDTGHRALRRNAYAERLRMDRSGFEEDGRTFVAVHNPPLRLIIVGAVHIAQALVPMARIAGYDPTIIDPRDAFASNARFPGETILTDWPDEAVAKLGLDARTAIVLLTHDPKLDDPALQAALDADVFYIGALGSTRTHSKRVERMKAAGFSDKQISRIHGPIGLDIGAAGPSEIAVAVLAQMTAVLRGRA, encoded by the coding sequence ATGGAGCGATTCGACAACAGCCCGGAAACGGCACTGAAGTGGCACCGCGATGGCAGCGGCGCCGCCCTTGCCACGGTTGTCGAAACCTGGGGCAGCGCGCCGCGTCGGGTTGGTTCCCAGCTGGTGATCGGCGGCGATGGCCGGATCGAAGGCTCGGTGTCGGGCGGCTGTGTCGAAGGCGCGGTGATCGTCGAAGCGCTTGAGGCCATTGACGAAGGCGAAGCCCGCTTGCTGGAATTCGGGGTGAGCGACGAAGATGCCTTTGCGGTCGGGCTGGCTTGTGGTGGAACCATTCGCGTCCTCGTCGAACCCGTTGGAAAGGTTCTGCCCGAACCGATGCTGGCGGAACTGGTTGCAGCCCGCGCAAGGCGCGAACCCATCGCTTATGAAGTCAATACCGATACCGGGCACAGAGCCTTGCGCCGAAACGCCTATGCCGAACGGCTGCGCATGGATCGATCAGGTTTTGAAGAAGATGGCCGGACCTTTGTGGCCGTTCACAACCCGCCGCTGCGATTGATCATTGTCGGTGCGGTTCACATCGCGCAGGCGCTGGTGCCGATGGCGCGAATTGCCGGGTATGATCCGACCATTATCGACCCGCGCGACGCATTTGCCTCCAACGCCCGTTTCCCGGGGGAAACGATCCTCACGGATTGGCCGGATGAGGCCGTTGCAAAACTCGGGCTGGATGCGCGCACCGCAATTGTCCTGCTGACGCATGATCCAAAGCTGGATGATCCGGCATTGCAAGCTGCACTGGATGCGGATGTGTTCTATATCGGTGCATTGGGATCGACACGCACCCATTCCAAACGCGTCGAACGTATGAAGGCGGCGGGTTTCAGTGATAAGCAAATCTCGAGGATTCATGGGCCAATCGGGTTGGATATCGGGGCTGCCGGCCCATCCGAGATTGCCGTTGCAGTTCTGGCGCAGATGACGGCCGTTCTACGAGGCAGGGCATGA